The following proteins come from a genomic window of Montipora capricornis isolate CH-2021 chromosome 9, ASM3666992v2, whole genome shotgun sequence:
- the LOC138014919 gene encoding pancreatic lipase-related protein 2-like, translated as MKTAYVLMLAIFGSFFSFGIGKFVCYGKYGCFSDSKPFNIPKMKLPQSPEEIGTKFRLYTRENPENGHELDDSDASKLASSYYNIARRTIIMCHGWTECSSGYYNWGLRMRDALLKKGDFNVIMTDWSVGANQDLGVSSGNTRLVGAQMAELVKFLIYQNGKSKDFADNFYLIGFSLGAHVTGFAGSYLQRNYSMTIGRITGLDPAMPLFTGSRKDVHLDKTDAKYVDIIHTNMGEFGTPDKEGDADFLPNGGALQPGCVDDPTDVMFTVGCNHLRSTEFYIKTVTEECPKPFKGYPCSSYYRYFFGRCNDCGKEGCPLMGFRAEETYPEGEFYLQTGPMDTLCPK; from the exons ATGAAGACGGCATATGTGCTGATGTTGGCTATTTTTGGCAGCTTCTTTTCATTTGGAATTG GTAAATTCGTCTGCTATGGCAAGTACGGCTGTTTCAGCGACTCAAAACCATTTAACATCCCAAAGATGAAACTTCCCCAAAGTCCGGAGGAAATAGGCACGAAATTTCGTCTTTATACAAGAGAAAACCCCGAAAACGGACACGAGCTTGATGACAGTGACGCAAGTAAGCTGGCCAGTTCATATTACAACATAGCACGAAGGACAATCATCATGTGCCATGGTTGGACAG AATGTTCCTCTGGGTACTACAATTGGGGACTTAGAATGAGAGACGCTCTGCTGAAAAAAGGTGACTTCAACGTCATCATGACAGACTGGAGTGTTGGAGCAAATCAAGACTTAGGAGTGTCATCTGGAAACACACGGCTGGTCGGCGCTCAAATGGCCGAGCTTGTAAAGTTCCTAATATACCAGAACGGAAAATCTAAGGATTTTGCTGATAATTTCTATCTTATTGGGTTCAGTCTTGGAGCCCATGTCACCGGATTTGCTGGAAGTTATCTGCAAAGGAACTACAGCATGACAATTGGCCGCATAACTG GTTTAGATCCCGCTATGCCACTTTTCACTGGAAGCCGCAAAGATGTTCATCTGGATAAGACTGATGCGAAATACGTCGACATCATCCATACAAACATGGGTGAATTCGGGACTCCAGACAAAGAAGGCGATGCTGACTTCTTACCAAATGGTGGCGCCTTGCAACCAGGCTGTGTGGATGACCCCACAG ACGTCATGTTCACAGTCGGCTGTAACCACCTGAGGTCCACGGAATTCTATATCAAAACGGTGACGGAGGAGTGCCCCAAGCCGTTTAAAGGATACCCATGTAGCAGCTATTATAGGTATTTTTTCGGAAGGTGCAACGACTGCGGTAAGGAAGGATGCCCTCTCATGGGTTTCAGGGCTGAGGAAACCTACCCAGAGGGAGAATTCTACCTGCAAACTGGCCCTATGGACACATTATGCC cTAAATAA